In Populus nigra chromosome 1, ddPopNigr1.1, whole genome shotgun sequence, one genomic interval encodes:
- the LOC133680643 gene encoding glycine--tRNA ligase, mitochondrial 1-like, producing the protein MAASEYSLRRALVEKQSSIESQGNAVRALKASNAVKADVDEAIEKLNALKLEKSSIEKQLQAAVSGNPDSSVNKEAFRQAVVNTLERRLFFIPSFKIYRGVAGLYDYGPPGCAVKSNVLAFWRQHFVLEENMLEVDCPCVTPEVVLKASGHVDKFTDLMVKDEKTGTCYRADHLLKDFCNEKIQKDLSISAEKAAELKHVLAVLDDLSAEELGAKIKEYGITAPDTKNPLSDPYPFNLMFQTSIGPSGLSPGYMRPETAQGIFVNFKDLYYYNGNKLPFAAAQIGQAFRNEISPRQGLLRVREFTLAEIEHFVDPEDKSHPKYSEVADLEFLMFPREQQVSGQSAKKIRLCEAVSKGIVNNETLGYFIGRVYLFLTCLGIDKDRLRFRQHLANEMAHYAADCWDAEIESSYGWIECVGIADRSAYDLRAHTDKSGVPLVAHEKFSEPKEVEKLVIAPVKKELGLSFKGSQKKVVEALEAMNEKEALDMKSSLETKGEVEFYVCTLGENVTIKKSMVSISKEKKKEHQRTFTPSVIEPSFGIGRIIYCLYEHSFYMRSSKAGDEQQNVFRFPPLVAPIKCTVFPLVQNQQYEDVAKIISKSLTAAGISHKIDITGTSIGKRYARTDELGVPFAITVDSTSSVTIRERDSKDQIRVNVEEAASVVKSVTDGHTTWADAWANFPHHSSGSVED; encoded by the exons ATGGCCGCCTCCGAGTATTCCCTCCGCCGCGCTCTCGTCGAGAAACAATCCTCAATCGAATCTCAAGGAAACGCTGTCCGTGCACTCAAAGCCTCTAATGCTGTAAAGGCTGATGTCGATGAGGCAATTGAAAAACTGAACGCCTTGAAATTAGAGAAGTCTTCGATTGAGAAACAACTTCAAGCTGCCGTTAGTGGTAATCCTGATAGTTCTGTTAATAAGGAAGCATTCCGTCAAGCTGTGGTTAATACACTTGAACGGAGGTTGTTTTTTATCCCTTCTTTTAAGATTTATCGTGGTGTTGCCGGGCTTTATGATTATGGGCCTCCTGGTTGCGCCGTCAAGTCCAATGTCCTTGCCTTTTGGCGCCAG CATTTTGTTCTCGAGGAGAATATGTTGGAGGTTGACTGCCCATGTGTGACGCCCGAGGTTGTTCTCAAAGCATCTGGTCATGTGGATAAATTCACGGACCTTATGGTTAAGGATGAGAAAACTGGGACTTGCTATCGGGCGGACCACTTGCTTAAGGACTTCTGTAACGAGAAGATTCAGAAAGATCTTAGCATAAGTGCAGAGAAGGCTGCAGAATTGAAACATGTACTTGCTGTCCTGGATGATCTCTCTGCTGAAGAGCTAGGTGCGAAAATCAAGGAGTATGGTATTACAGCTCCAGACACAAAGAATCCACTTTCTGATCCTTATCCATTCAACCTGATGTTTCAAACATCAATTGGTCCTTCTGGTTTGAGCCCTGG gtATATGCGCCCTGAAACAGCTCAGGGCATATTTGTTAACTTTAAGGACTTGTACTATTACAATGGGAACAAGCTACCCTTTGCTGCTGCTCAAATTGGCCAGGCTTTCAGAAATGAG ATTTCTCCCCGCCAAGGTCTTTTAAGAGTTCGTGAATTCACATTAGCAGAGATTGAGCACTTTGTTGATCCTGAGGACAAATCTCACCCAAAATACTCTGAAGTTGCAGATCTTGAATTTTTGATGTTCCCAAGAGAACAACAAGTCTCTGGCCAATCTGCAAAGAAAATTCGCCTTTGTGAAGCTGTTTCTAAG GGAATTGTCAACAATGAAACTCTTGGCTATTTCATTGGGAGAGTGTATCTTTTTCTAACTTGTCTTGGTATAGACAAAGACCGATTGCGATTCCGGCAACATCTTGCAAATGAAATGGCCCACTATGCTGCAGACTGTTGGGATGCTGAGATTGAGTCTTCATATGGTTGGATTGAATGTGTTGGTATTGCAGATAGATCTGCATATGACTTGCGTGCTCACACG GACAAAAGTGGAGTTCCTCTTGTGGCCCATGAAAAATTTTCAGAACCTAAGGAAGTGGAG AAATTGGTTATAGCACCAGTGAAGAAAGAGCTGGGGCTTTCTTTCAAGGGCAGCCAAAAAAAAGTGGTTGAAGCTTTGGAG GCAATGAATGAAAAGGAAGCTTTGGACATGAAGTCCTCTCTGGAAACCAAAGGGGAGGTAGAATTTTATGTCTGCACTCTTGGGGAAAATGTGACAATTAAAAAGAGCATGGTATCAATttcaaaggagaagaagaaggaacacCAGAGAACTTTCACACCATCAGTAATTGAGCCATCTTTTGGCATTGGCCGTATAATCTACTGTCTCTATGAGCACTCTTTCTACATGAGGTCCAGTAAAGCCGGGGATGAGCAGCAGAATGTTTTCCGTTTCCCTCCTCTTGTGGCACCTATAAAGTGCACTGTTTTTCCGCTCGTCCAGAATCAGCAGTATGAGGATGTTGCCAAAATCATTTCTAAGTCGTTGACTGCTGCTGGAATCTCTCATAAGATTGACATTACAG GCACCTCAATTGGTAAACGATATGCAAGAACAGATGAACTGGGTGTCCCCTTTGCAATAACTGTTGATTCAACATCCTCAGTGACAATCAGAGAGAGAGATAGCAAGGATCAAATCCGTGTTAATGTGGAAGAAGCAGCATCAGTTGTGAAGTCGGTAACTGATGGACACACGACGTGGGCTGATGCGTGGGCAAATTTCCCCCACCACTCCTCTGGATCTGTAGAGGATTAG